In the genome of Flavobacteriales bacterium, one region contains:
- the pcaF gene encoding 3-oxoadipyl-CoA thiolase: MKEAFIIDAVRTPIGNFGGSLAPVRADDLAAHVIRELMKRHPDLQANAIDDVIMGCANQAGEDNRNVARMALLLGGLPYTVPGETVNRLCASGMSAVIHANRAIKAGDGDVFIAGGVEHMTRGPWVISKVSKPWGRDAEMHDSSFGWRFVNPKMKEMYGTDGMGETAENLLDLKAISREDQDRFAYRSHQKAHAARTSGRLAKEIAPVPIPQRKGDPVMFAEDEFIKPETTPEVLAQLRPAFRKDGSVTAGNASGLNDGAAAMLVASDEGVKRYGLKPVARIVASGVAGVEPRIMGIGPVNASAIALKRASLTLADMDILELNEAFAAQVLSCTRTWDIDDEDDRLNPNGGAIAMGHPLGMSGTRILQTAALQLQETGKRYALVTMCIGVGQGYATIIERC, encoded by the coding sequence ATGAAAGAAGCATTTATCATTGACGCTGTTCGCACCCCGATCGGAAATTTCGGAGGCAGCCTTGCACCGGTTCGTGCCGATGACCTGGCCGCCCACGTGATCCGAGAACTGATGAAACGTCATCCCGACCTTCAGGCAAACGCCATCGACGATGTGATCATGGGATGTGCCAACCAGGCCGGCGAAGACAACCGCAATGTAGCGCGCATGGCCTTGTTGCTTGGCGGACTTCCTTATACCGTGCCCGGCGAAACGGTGAACCGATTGTGTGCATCCGGCATGTCGGCAGTGATACATGCCAACCGTGCCATCAAAGCGGGAGACGGAGATGTGTTCATTGCCGGTGGCGTGGAACACATGACGCGCGGCCCCTGGGTGATTTCCAAGGTATCCAAACCGTGGGGGCGTGACGCGGAAATGCATGACTCAAGCTTCGGATGGCGCTTCGTGAACCCTAAGATGAAAGAAATGTATGGCACCGATGGCATGGGTGAAACCGCCGAAAACCTGTTGGACCTGAAAGCGATTTCCAGGGAAGATCAGGATCGTTTCGCCTACAGGTCGCATCAAAAGGCCCATGCCGCTCGCACATCCGGAAGGCTGGCAAAAGAGATCGCACCGGTGCCGATTCCGCAACGAAAAGGAGATCCGGTGATGTTCGCAGAAGATGAATTCATCAAACCCGAAACTACACCGGAAGTACTTGCACAATTGCGCCCGGCATTCCGGAAAGACGGAAGCGTGACCGCAGGCAATGCCTCCGGTTTGAATGACGGCGCCGCAGCCATGCTGGTTGCGTCGGATGAAGGTGTGAAGCGGTACGGCCTGAAACCGGTTGCGCGCATCGTGGCATCCGGTGTGGCGGGCGTTGAACCACGAATCATGGGCATCGGTCCGGTGAACGCTTCTGCCATCGCCTTGAAACGGGCCAGCCTTACCCTGGCTGACATGGACATCCTGGAACTGAATGAAGCTTTCGCCGCACAAGTGTTATCCTGCACCAGAACCTGGGACATTGACGACGAAGATGACAGGTTGAACCCGAACGGTGGGGCCATCGCAATGGGCCATCCGCTGGGCATGTCGGGCACCCGCATCCTGCAAACCGCTGCACTTCAGCTGCAGGAAACAGGCAAACGCTATGCGCTGGTGACCATGTGCATCGGGGTTGGACAAGGCTACGCAACGATCATTGAGCGCTGCTGA
- a CDS encoding 3-hydroxybutyryl-CoA dehydrogenase, which yields MPVGVIGAGTMGSGIAQVAATYGHPTILYDTQPEALKKARESLDKILQRLAEKGKISSDEAAAISGRITYASDLSAFRSCGMVIEAIVEKLEVKQTVFAELEQHTGERCILATNTSSLSITSIAGGCTHPERVIGVHFFNPAPLMPLVEIIPALQTGTDVVTFTRQLIEGWKKTTVLAKDTPGFIVNRIARPFYGESIRIYEEGLADFVTIDHALKEVGGFRMGPFELMDLIGNDVNFAVTETVFREFFFDPRYRPSFTQKRLVEARRFGRKSGHGYYDYREGASMPQPAQDPELAKTIFYRVVAMLINEATDALFLNIASAEDIDLAMTRGVNYPKGLLRWADELGAENVLNVLEDLFNMYGEDRYRPSPLLRVMAQQQKNFFE from the coding sequence ATCCCCGTCGGCGTTATCGGTGCCGGCACCATGGGAAGCGGCATCGCCCAGGTAGCTGCCACATACGGGCATCCAACCATCCTGTACGACACCCAACCCGAAGCCTTGAAAAAGGCCAGGGAAAGTCTGGATAAAATCCTGCAACGTCTCGCAGAAAAAGGAAAGATCAGCAGCGATGAGGCCGCTGCCATCTCCGGCCGCATCACCTATGCCAGCGACCTGTCGGCATTCCGGTCCTGCGGCATGGTGATCGAAGCCATCGTGGAAAAGCTGGAAGTAAAGCAAACCGTGTTCGCCGAACTGGAACAACATACCGGAGAGCGCTGTATCCTCGCCACCAATACATCCTCCCTTTCCATCACCTCCATCGCCGGCGGATGCACACACCCCGAGCGGGTGATCGGTGTGCATTTTTTCAACCCGGCCCCGCTGATGCCCCTGGTTGAAATCATTCCTGCCCTGCAGACCGGAACTGATGTGGTCACTTTCACACGCCAACTGATCGAAGGATGGAAAAAAACCACGGTGCTTGCAAAAGACACACCGGGCTTTATCGTGAACCGCATCGCACGCCCTTTTTATGGAGAGTCGATCCGGATCTACGAAGAAGGTCTGGCCGATTTCGTCACCATCGACCATGCCCTGAAAGAAGTGGGTGGCTTCCGGATGGGGCCGTTCGAACTGATGGACCTGATCGGCAATGATGTGAACTTCGCCGTGACCGAAACCGTGTTCCGCGAATTTTTCTTCGACCCGCGTTACCGGCCATCCTTCACACAAAAGCGACTCGTGGAAGCTCGGCGGTTCGGAAGAAAATCCGGACATGGGTACTACGATTACCGTGAAGGCGCATCCATGCCCCAACCGGCACAAGACCCTGAACTTGCCAAAACCATCTTTTACCGCGTCGTGGCCATGCTGATCAATGAAGCGACGGATGCGCTCTTCCTGAACATCGCCAGCGCTGAAGACATCGACCTGGCCATGACCCGGGGCGTGAACTATCCGAAGGGATTGCTTCGCTGGGCGGATGAACTCGGAGCAGAGAACGTGCTGAATGTGCTTGAAGATCTCTTCAATATGTATGGTGAGGATCGCTACAGGCCCAGTCCGCTCCTCCGGGTCATGGCGCAACAACAAAAAAACTTTTTCGAATGA
- a CDS encoding YfiR family protein, with translation MIRTTTYRMRIILLMSLFGMLFFQRLQAQTYSEYEVKAAFLFNFGKFVDWPEKAFETPESPIIIAVVGDDPFGEVLDNIVKGRTTNGRTWQVKRYQQWRDVGECHILFVSGSERLRIREILDMVKNKPVLTVGDEIEEFCQLGGIINFSNRQSKYGFQINKVTADQKKIRISSKLLMLAKIIKPYGS, from the coding sequence ATGATACGTACCACCACATACCGGATGCGGATCATCTTGCTGATGAGTCTTTTTGGAATGCTTTTCTTCCAGCGTTTGCAGGCGCAGACCTATTCTGAATATGAGGTCAAAGCCGCCTTCCTCTTTAACTTCGGAAAATTTGTGGATTGGCCTGAGAAGGCTTTTGAAACCCCGGAATCTCCCATTATTATAGCTGTGGTGGGTGATGACCCTTTCGGAGAGGTGCTTGACAACATTGTTAAAGGGCGCACCACCAATGGCAGAACATGGCAGGTAAAACGCTACCAGCAATGGCGGGATGTAGGGGAGTGTCACATCCTCTTTGTCTCAGGATCGGAACGGCTGAGGATAAGGGAAATCCTGGACATGGTGAAAAACAAACCGGTGCTGACGGTTGGTGATGAAATCGAAGAGTTCTGTCAGCTGGGGGGCATCATTAATTTCTCCAACAGGCAATCCAAATATGGCTTCCAAATCAACAAGGTCACGGCGGATCAGAAAAAGATCCGCATCAGTTCCAAACTATTGATGCTGGCTAAGATCATCAAACCTTATGGCTCTTAA
- a CDS encoding DUF1571 domain-containing protein, whose translation MSLLPVARRMLALTCLAMLAFVWPSSQASEPTALSVMESMFARMDSLRTLQFYLVNWERIEGKLMSGEQRVWLQTRPFQCYIYMIAPQRGAELLYAGPKTGGEAIYNPKGFPYMKINLDPMGETIRKNNHHTIFELGFQYLSDILRDLNNRNMLNVELEGVREVAGRNCTVIKATVPSFKTENHTVEKWETLVSIARKKNLSEYMLMEMNPDTDDYEDVEAGQVIRIPSAYAQSFELAIDNETRVPVEISVFDAKGLFEKYLYKNVRINPFIPPATFSETNLGRIK comes from the coding sequence ATGAGTTTGCTGCCGGTTGCCCGACGCATGTTGGCGCTTACTTGCCTGGCAATGCTTGCCTTCGTATGGCCTTCATCACAAGCCTCTGAACCTACCGCGCTGTCTGTGATGGAAAGCATGTTCGCCAGGATGGATAGCCTACGGACACTGCAGTTCTACCTTGTCAACTGGGAAAGGATCGAAGGCAAACTCATGTCGGGTGAGCAGCGGGTATGGCTTCAGACCCGTCCTTTCCAGTGCTACATTTACATGATTGCCCCCCAAAGAGGTGCGGAACTGTTATACGCAGGACCCAAAACGGGAGGAGAAGCGATTTACAATCCCAAAGGATTTCCATACATGAAGATCAACCTGGATCCCATGGGTGAAACCATTCGCAAGAACAACCACCACACCATCTTCGAACTCGGATTCCAATACCTGTCGGACATCTTACGTGACCTGAACAACCGTAACATGCTGAATGTGGAACTGGAAGGTGTTCGTGAAGTGGCAGGCAGGAATTGCACGGTGATCAAGGCCACCGTTCCGTCTTTCAAAACCGAGAATCATACGGTTGAAAAATGGGAAACGCTCGTTAGCATCGCACGCAAAAAAAATCTCAGTGAATACATGCTGATGGAAATGAACCCAGATACCGATGACTATGAGGACGTAGAAGCCGGTCAGGTGATAAGGATCCCCTCCGCCTACGCACAATCGTTTGAATTGGCTATAGACAATGAAACACGTGTACCTGTCGAGATATCCGTTTTCGACGCTAAAGGCTTATTCGAAAAATACCTCTACAAAAACGTTCGCATCAATCCCTTCATCCCACCGGCGACTTTTTCCGAGACCAACCTGGGAAGGATCAAATAA
- a CDS encoding RNA polymerase sigma factor: protein MKPHPALTDEALINGIIQGENKDLFSEIYRRYREKVSDKCFGMTHNRSIAEDLTQDIFVKTMEKLTGFRNQSQFSTWLYAITYNHCIEYLRKTKRIRFDDWESALDIPDEVEDVDVKMVLELAEERLTLLLEMLKPEDKAIIVMKFHENMSVKSIQEILHLATDSAAKMKINRAKKRLVALYQKFYPALKES from the coding sequence ATGAAACCACATCCCGCTCTCACAGATGAAGCCCTGATCAACGGCATCATACAGGGAGAGAACAAGGATCTTTTCAGTGAAATCTATCGTCGTTACCGGGAGAAGGTATCTGACAAGTGCTTTGGAATGACACATAATCGTTCCATAGCCGAAGATCTTACGCAGGATATTTTTGTAAAGACCATGGAAAAGCTGACAGGTTTCCGGAACCAGTCGCAATTTTCCACCTGGCTATACGCCATCACCTATAACCATTGCATTGAGTATTTACGTAAAACCAAACGCATCCGGTTTGACGACTGGGAGTCGGCGCTGGATATACCCGATGAGGTGGAAGACGTGGATGTAAAGATGGTGCTTGAACTGGCCGAAGAAAGACTCACGTTGCTGCTGGAAATGTTGAAACCGGAAGACAAAGCGATCATTGTGATGAAGTTCCATGAGAACATGTCCGTGAAGAGCATCCAGGAAATCCTGCACCTGGCTACTGATAGTGCGGCAAAGATGAAGATCAACCGCGCAAAGAAAAGGCTGGTGGCCCTGTACCAAAAGTTTTATCCTGCACTGAAGGAATCCTGA
- a CDS encoding Hpt domain-containing protein yields the protein MDMSVINLSYLNDLSGGDSTFVIEMIELFNDKIPGYLSSLEQNMQSQNWQEVRDIAHTIKPNIDYMGIDNLKEVVRKIERNAGDRNDLEEIPQLVDTMKKVCMEAIGELKGEAEKLKS from the coding sequence ATGGATATGTCTGTTATCAACCTGTCATACCTCAACGACCTTTCCGGTGGGGACTCAACGTTTGTGATCGAAATGATCGAATTGTTCAATGATAAAATCCCCGGTTATTTATCCAGCCTGGAACAAAACATGCAGAGCCAGAACTGGCAGGAAGTAAGGGACATTGCCCACACGATCAAGCCCAATATCGACTACATGGGCATTGATAACCTGAAGGAAGTTGTGCGTAAAATCGAACGCAATGCGGGAGATCGCAATGACCTTGAGGAGATCCCACAACTGGTGGATACCATGAAAAAGGTATGCATGGAAGCCATTGGTGAACTGAAAGGCGAGGCTGAAAAATTAAAGAGCTGA
- a CDS encoding SET domain-containing protein, with translation MIHPHTEIKQISENIGVGVLATRLIPAGTIVFALDPLDIVLEPTNPIVMDPRHAAYVERYSFRDEKGRRVLSADHAKYVNHHCNPSTMSTAWGFDIAVRDIQPGEELTCEYGLLNIEEPMACDCGDPACRKTIDPNDYLVMGKTWNQRIRKAMKNFSQVEQPLMFLLSPEVLRQAQDFAAKGTGYKKVENMVFHGLPSQNGVHHHVSR, from the coding sequence ATGATCCACCCTCATACCGAAATCAAGCAGATCAGCGAGAACATTGGAGTTGGCGTATTGGCCACCCGTTTGATCCCGGCAGGTACCATCGTATTTGCTTTGGATCCGCTTGACATAGTGCTTGAACCCACCAATCCGATTGTCATGGATCCCAGGCATGCAGCTTACGTTGAGCGCTACAGTTTTCGTGATGAAAAGGGCAGGAGGGTGCTGAGCGCCGATCATGCCAAATACGTGAATCACCATTGCAATCCGTCAACCATGAGCACTGCATGGGGCTTTGATATTGCGGTTCGGGACATTCAACCCGGTGAGGAGCTGACCTGCGAGTATGGACTGCTGAACATCGAAGAACCCATGGCATGTGATTGTGGGGACCCGGCCTGCCGGAAAACCATCGATCCGAATGACTACCTCGTGATGGGTAAGACCTGGAACCAGCGCATCCGCAAAGCGATGAAAAACTTTTCGCAGGTGGAGCAGCCGCTGATGTTCTTGTTGTCCCCGGAAGTACTCAGGCAGGCACAGGATTTTGCAGCCAAAGGTACGGGTTACAAGAAGGTGGAGAACATGGTATTTCATGGCCTGCCTTCCCAGAACGGTGTGCACCACCACGTATCCAGATAG
- the corA gene encoding magnesium/cobalt transporter CorA codes for MSKRRRQKKAPGLPPGALIYTGTHTNIKGHLHWISFDPDQLSENRTGDLSEIPSVPPSGVLWVNMDGIHDVERIEALGKKFDIHPLVLEDVLNIDHRPKAEEYESYLFFTLKMIDMNEQDEIDAEQVSIVLGKNYLVSFQEKPGDIFEPVRDRIRNKKGRVREYKADYLAYLLLDAVVDRYFVILERIALRMEILEDQLVKDTADDSDSLLEIQRLKAQFIELRKAIFPLREAVGYIERCGDDILDKSTLKYFRDLYDHTIQIIDQLEGNREMLSSLQDLYHAMQSNRMNNIMKVLTIMASIFIPLTFIAGIYGMNFDNMPELHLRYGYYVAWAAMIAITLGMLWYFRRKKWM; via the coding sequence ATGTCAAAAAGGCGCAGACAGAAAAAAGCGCCCGGGCTCCCTCCCGGTGCACTCATCTATACGGGTACCCACACCAACATCAAAGGGCATCTTCATTGGATTTCGTTTGACCCCGACCAATTGAGTGAGAACCGTACCGGGGATCTGAGTGAAATTCCTTCCGTCCCGCCCAGCGGTGTGCTGTGGGTGAACATGGATGGCATCCACGATGTGGAAAGAATCGAAGCCCTGGGAAAAAAATTCGATATCCACCCGCTGGTGCTTGAAGATGTGTTGAACATTGATCACAGACCCAAGGCCGAGGAGTATGAGAGTTATCTCTTCTTCACCCTGAAGATGATCGATATGAACGAGCAGGACGAAATCGATGCCGAGCAGGTGAGCATTGTGCTGGGGAAGAATTACCTGGTTTCATTCCAGGAAAAGCCAGGAGATATTTTCGAACCCGTTCGTGACCGGATCCGCAACAAAAAGGGAAGGGTGCGTGAGTACAAAGCCGACTACCTGGCATACCTGCTGCTGGATGCGGTGGTGGACAGGTACTTCGTAATCCTGGAAAGGATTGCACTTCGCATGGAAATCCTGGAAGATCAACTGGTGAAGGATACCGCTGACGATTCAGATTCACTGTTGGAGATTCAGCGATTGAAAGCCCAGTTTATCGAATTGCGGAAGGCCATCTTCCCCCTGCGCGAAGCCGTTGGTTACATCGAACGGTGCGGGGATGACATCCTTGATAAATCCACCCTGAAGTATTTCCGGGATCTGTACGACCATACCATTCAAATCATCGATCAACTGGAAGGCAACCGGGAAATGTTGTCATCCCTGCAGGACCTTTATCACGCCATGCAAAGCAACCGGATGAACAACATCATGAAGGTGCTTACCATCATGGCGTCTATCTTCATACCTCTTACCTTCATAGCAGGGATCTACGGGATGAACTTCGACAACATGCCGGAACTTCATCTGCGATACGGGTACTACGTCGCATGGGCGGCCATGATCGCTATTACCCTTGGCATGCTCTGGTATTTCCGACGCAAGAAGTGGATGTGA
- a CDS encoding SpoIIE family protein phosphatase, producing the protein MNIAAIKASLKGLNEDYILLEAETASEGIRLARREKPALILLDIRLPDMDGFELAKTLKAAKQTKYIPIIYISGLDDMDSKLTAFTTGGVDYITKPFHRQEVMARVNTQLKIHRLQNNLATRNREIQESIGYAKQIQEALMPSESQLKEDLGQYFIFFQPKDILSGDMYWAREYHGDVLIACIDCTGHGIPGALISLVGHNLLNQATGLEKNLSPAEILQEVDRKLIETLNQSGVEGKNQDGMDIALCRISKKKSKLVFAGAYRPMYLVRNGVCDEWKGDKQPVGGTQVKKKVFTNQEISLKKGDMVYLLTDGFTDQFGSEEDKKFSGKRLRKLLAEIGDKSVKEQKKILQQTFQDWASGHEQVDDVLLIGLSF; encoded by the coding sequence ATGAATATTGCGGCAATCAAAGCGAGCTTGAAGGGCCTGAATGAGGATTACATTTTGCTGGAGGCGGAAACTGCGTCCGAAGGCATTCGCCTGGCTCGACGGGAAAAACCGGCCCTGATTCTTCTGGACATCCGACTGCCCGACATGGACGGCTTCGAACTTGCAAAAACATTGAAAGCCGCCAAGCAAACCAAGTACATTCCTATTATCTATATCTCCGGGCTGGACGATATGGATTCCAAACTAACCGCCTTCACCACCGGAGGCGTGGATTACATCACCAAGCCTTTCCATCGCCAGGAAGTCATGGCCCGGGTCAATACCCAACTCAAGATCCATCGCCTGCAGAACAACCTGGCTACCCGGAACAGGGAGATCCAGGAAAGCATCGGCTATGCAAAGCAGATCCAGGAAGCACTGATGCCTTCAGAGTCCCAACTCAAAGAGGACCTCGGGCAATACTTCATCTTTTTTCAACCCAAAGACATTCTTTCGGGTGACATGTATTGGGCGCGGGAATACCATGGTGATGTGTTGATCGCCTGCATCGACTGTACCGGCCACGGCATTCCCGGTGCACTGATCTCACTCGTAGGTCACAACCTGTTGAACCAGGCCACCGGCCTTGAAAAAAACCTCAGTCCGGCAGAAATCCTCCAGGAAGTGGATCGCAAATTGATCGAAACCCTGAACCAAAGTGGTGTGGAAGGCAAGAACCAGGATGGAATGGACATCGCCCTGTGCCGCATCTCCAAGAAAAAATCCAAGCTGGTGTTCGCAGGCGCCTATCGACCCATGTATCTTGTACGTAATGGCGTATGTGATGAATGGAAAGGTGATAAACAGCCCGTAGGTGGCACACAGGTGAAGAAGAAGGTATTCACCAACCAGGAAATCAGCCTGAAGAAAGGAGACATGGTATACCTCCTTACAGACGGATTTACCGATCAGTTCGGCAGCGAAGAAGACAAGAAATTCTCCGGAAAACGCTTGCGGAAACTACTCGCTGAGATTGGCGATAAATCTGTAAAAGAGCAGAAAAAAATCCTGCAACAAACATTTCAGGATTGGGCTTCCGGACATGAACAGGTGGATGATGTCCTGCTCATCGGTCTGTCCTTCTGA
- a CDS encoding response regulator, which produces MALNFRNISIRNKLLLISMVVSGLSLILSCAAYLSFEYSRAKEEMVREIMIMGQVIGENNTSPVLFDDSLISNQSLKTLAADENIRLAIIYDRSGKVFSKYVKPGFDEPDHLPESEDLGHRFTDDALEVFIPIHESDEWVSTVYLQSDLGQLHALLRRSLFIILGILSVSLVVVYFVSLRLQSVISHPILRLANVARKISKEKDYSIRIERDGEDEIGILVEGFNEMMTAVQRGNEALLESEERYRTIVENAHDMIYRADFNGYFTYLNPIAKRITGYTDKELLRMNYLDLIHDDWRERVGAFYKKQLLSLTTTTYFEFQIRTKDGRDVWIGQNVEATIENKKVVEFQAVARDITERVKAEEALKVAKEQAESATQAKSTFLANMSHEIRTPMNGVMGMSRLLGDTPLNQEQKEYVQAINVSAENLLTIINDVLDFSKIEAGKVVLEKAPFRLDDLLNTIEKTMLVLAREKGLDFTVECSEQVPLQILSDRVRLNQVLMNLVGNAIKFTEKGGVSLAVHVKDQRDNLYCLAFQVIDTGIGIPQSKLESIFSSFEQATSDTTRKYGGTGLGLSISKELVQLFGGDIHVESKEGIGSTFMFNIWVNAVASSSSNRTPGVGDEEEMQVLAGKKVLVVEDNKINQMLAKKVLTKWGMDVTLADNGRLGVDALDDDQYDAVLMDIQMPEMDGYQATAAIRSHKERKWNSLPIMAITAHAAPEEREKCLKAGMDDYISKPFDEKLLRRKLVELLR; this is translated from the coding sequence ATGGCTCTTAATTTCCGCAACATATCGATCCGGAATAAGCTTTTGCTGATCAGTATGGTGGTCAGTGGTTTGAGTTTGATCCTTTCCTGTGCGGCCTACCTGTCGTTTGAATACAGCCGTGCCAAGGAAGAAATGGTGCGTGAGATCATGATCATGGGGCAGGTGATCGGAGAGAACAATACTTCACCGGTATTATTTGACGATTCACTGATCAGTAACCAATCGCTCAAAACACTCGCTGCTGACGAAAACATACGCCTGGCCATTATTTACGACAGGTCGGGAAAGGTTTTCAGCAAATATGTGAAACCGGGATTTGATGAACCCGATCACCTTCCTGAATCGGAAGACCTGGGGCACCGTTTTACCGATGATGCTTTGGAAGTGTTTATCCCCATCCATGAATCCGATGAATGGGTATCAACCGTGTACCTGCAGTCAGACCTGGGGCAACTGCATGCCCTGTTGCGCCGCTCCCTCTTTATCATCCTTGGAATTCTGTCCGTTTCACTTGTGGTGGTGTATTTTGTATCGCTCCGGCTGCAGAGTGTGATCTCTCACCCCATCTTGCGGCTGGCGAATGTGGCCAGGAAAATTTCCAAGGAAAAGGATTATTCCATTCGCATTGAAAGGGACGGAGAAGATGAAATAGGTATTCTGGTGGAAGGCTTTAATGAAATGATGACGGCGGTTCAAAGAGGTAACGAAGCGTTGCTGGAAAGTGAAGAACGGTACAGGACGATCGTGGAAAATGCGCACGACATGATCTACCGGGCCGACTTCAATGGTTATTTCACCTATCTCAACCCCATCGCAAAACGCATTACAGGGTATACAGATAAAGAATTATTGAGAATGAATTACCTGGACCTGATCCACGACGATTGGAGGGAACGGGTAGGAGCATTCTACAAGAAACAATTGTTGTCCCTCACCACGACCACCTACTTCGAATTTCAGATCCGTACCAAAGATGGAAGGGATGTTTGGATTGGCCAGAACGTGGAAGCCACCATTGAAAACAAAAAAGTGGTGGAATTCCAGGCAGTGGCACGCGACATCACCGAACGCGTGAAAGCAGAGGAAGCCCTCAAGGTGGCCAAGGAACAGGCCGAAAGTGCCACCCAGGCGAAATCAACATTCCTGGCCAACATGAGCCATGAGATCCGTACGCCGATGAACGGTGTAATGGGCATGTCCCGTCTGCTGGGCGACACGCCACTGAATCAGGAACAGAAAGAATATGTGCAGGCCATCAACGTGTCGGCGGAAAACCTGCTGACAATCATCAACGATGTATTGGATTTCTCCAAGATCGAAGCGGGTAAGGTTGTGCTTGAGAAAGCCCCCTTCAGGTTGGATGACCTCCTGAATACCATTGAGAAGACCATGCTGGTGCTGGCGAGGGAGAAAGGACTTGATTTCACCGTAGAGTGTTCCGAACAGGTCCCTCTCCAGATTTTGAGTGACAGGGTACGGCTCAACCAGGTTTTGATGAACCTTGTCGGCAATGCCATCAAGTTCACTGAGAAAGGCGGCGTGTCACTGGCTGTCCATGTCAAAGACCAAAGGGATAACCTGTATTGTCTGGCATTTCAAGTGATCGATACCGGTATCGGGATTCCGCAAAGTAAACTGGAGTCTATCTTCTCCAGTTTTGAGCAGGCCACCAGCGACACCACCCGCAAGTATGGCGGAACAGGTCTGGGTTTATCCATATCGAAGGAACTGGTGCAGCTTTTCGGGGGAGACATCCATGTTGAGAGCAAGGAAGGCATCGGCAGCACATTCATGTTCAACATCTGGGTCAATGCAGTGGCCTCCAGCAGCAGCAATCGAACCCCCGGTGTGGGTGATGAAGAAGAAATGCAGGTGCTGGCAGGCAAGAAAGTACTTGTGGTGGAAGACAACAAGATCAACCAGATGCTGGCGAAAAAAGTGCTGACAAAGTGGGGCATGGATGTGACCCTTGCCGACAACGGCAGGCTTGGCGTGGATGCACTTGACGATGACCAATATGATGCTGTGCTGATGGATATTCAAATGCCGGAAATGGACGGCTACCAAGCTACTGCCGCCATTCGTTCACATAAAGAGCGGAAATGGAACAGCCTTCCTATTATGGCCATCACTGCACATGCCGCACCCGAGGAAAGAGAAAAATGCCTGAAAGCGGGAATGGATGATTATATTTCGAAACCATTTGACGAAAAGCTACTCAGGCGCAAATTGGTTGAATTGCTTCGTTGA
- the paaI gene encoding hydroxyphenylacetyl-CoA thioesterase PaaI: MTQQSQGSAIVNRMMKDDAFSRWLGIEVIESGPGLSVLRMKVRAEMMNGFGVGHGGITFSLADSALAFASNAHGRLSLALEVSISFPTPVHEGDTLTAHAEELSLTNRTGLYLITVTNQHEEKVAVFKGTVYRTSKEWEV, encoded by the coding sequence ATGACACAGCAATCGCAAGGAAGTGCCATTGTAAACAGGATGATGAAAGACGATGCCTTCAGCCGATGGCTGGGCATTGAAGTAATTGAATCAGGTCCGGGCTTGTCCGTATTGCGCATGAAAGTGCGAGCAGAAATGATGAACGGCTTTGGTGTGGGGCACGGCGGGATCACCTTTTCACTGGCCGACAGTGCACTTGCATTTGCATCCAACGCACACGGGCGCCTCAGCCTGGCGCTGGAAGTATCCATTTCATTTCCCACACCGGTGCACGAAGGAGACACACTGACCGCCCACGCGGAAGAACTCAGCCTGACCAACCGCACCGGACTTTACCTGATTACCGTTACCAACCAACACGAGGAAAAAGTGGCGGTATTCAAGGGAACCGTGTATCGCACCAGCAAAGAATGGGAGGTTTGA